The window agaataatatcaatgtcaTTACAATGTAATTACGTGCAAAGTTGGATCCGATTTTTTCTTTCGACCTCAATTTTAAGCCCTTGGTTAAGCAGCAACGGTAAAGTTTCTCAATTATTTACTCGATGTTATTTTTAGAATGTTCTTTTCACCCAAACTTGGACCGTGTTGCAGCAGTTACTttacaaagcagcagtggctaAAACGTGTTGCCTACATCGTTGTGTTGCATTTACAGCACATGTCTCAAGCTGTGTGTGCGGCTTGTAGCTGTTGATAACGCAAATATTGCTCCCTCTCATCACGGCAGCATGCTGCGAAAGGCAGagagaaatagttgtgcaaatAATCTCTGCTGGGAAGCcgagcaaatgtattcaatgaGTGACACGGACGTAAGGACAGTAGGACACGTCACCACGAGCACCACCACACAGCGTACAATGAGGTGTCTGCGGGGCCGCTAAAGGCTCCTAGAGGATTTCCAtcttatttgaatatttatccAGATTAGAACGTCTAGCCCGACAATTATGATCATTTTACCATGAAACTTCCGCCAGCTGTCTGATTAAGTAAAGGATGATTTTGTCTTCAGCAGCGTAGCTCTTAATGCTGACATGTGTGTTAGGCCTTTAACGTGCAGGTTAGCGTGGTGTGATTAGACATAAAAGGACTTTAAAGTGGCCTCCAGAGCCTTTGTACTGGTCGCATGTGATGTGCACTCCTGGGTGGGCGGAGGTTTGATACACCATACGTacttatgtgtgcgtgtgtgtgtgtgtgggcttgaTGGAAATGTGTGTAAACTGTCAGGAAGATTCTAATGTGAAGCCTGTGCGCCATTCGGATCCCATGTTATAAAGATCGGGTCGTTGTCTGTGAGGCGTCGAGGGGTGAAGGATCGTCTCCCGGCTGTCACGCCGACATGCACACGCAAACCGTGTAATGGCCGTCGCTGTGGAGGCACGCCGTCTACTCAAGCACCTGAAGGGGTTAAATCCAGCtctcagtctcacacacacacacacacacacaggccaacCGGTTTAGACCGGTTGTCAGGAAAAGTGCTTTGTGTCCCACTGAATCCTGGGAAGGGTCATGTCATGTGTGATGTCATAGCATTAAGAAGAACGTCCGCTCTCTGTTATCGGAGGATGGCTCTGCGTGCTGCATTGTGACTGTGTGTAGGTACATCATGGACATCGTGGGCTTCAGGCTCGCCGCCATAACCCCTCTGAGaacaggaaggggggaggggggggggggggtagaagtgtgtgtacagtgtgtgtgtgtgtaacgtcaAAGTAGTCGGTTGGGAGGGTTCATTTCAGTCCCTctttcccaaaaaaaaaataaaacctataGCTTCCTGCGGAGCTTCACAGGGCCGAATAAAGGCCTCGACAGACTTGGCCGTGGCTCCATTCATGAGAAGATATTCATGAAAGTGACTCTGAACATAAGGGCCCCGTGTTTCTTCTCTGTGGTCGTCCTGTGAACAGTCCGCGTCCGTCTCTCACGCGTGCTTTCTGTTTGTGATTGTTGACCTTCGAGCACAGGTCGTCTCTTGCAGCACGCCACGTGGGTCCGGCCTGTGTTCGCCTTTCACAAATGTGCTACTGACCAATCATTAAGGAAATCTAAGTTACGCAAGCTTGATATAGAACCCCAGCTCgggaacataaaaaaacataacaagGATACTCCTAAACAGCGCGCAGATAACTGAGACAGGTAAAGACACTCCATGTCGCACCGGCCCGTCACTTTCTGCGCCGCACATGTATAAGGAAGTATAGAAAGCCAGAGATGAGTCGCAGCAGGTAAAGAAGGAAAACAGTTTGAGTGAGAAGTTCAAATCACGTTGTCATGTCGGCACACGTGTCTGAACGCTGGCTGAAGTGTGCGTGATTGTCAGATTGTAGAACAGACTTGCTCCAAAGAAATGCTGGATACCAGAGAGTGTCGTTTTCTACTGCTGACTGATCAGTTGATAAAAGTAATTAATTCATCAATGATGAAATCGACTGTACCATGGACACATTTATTGGGTTGTTGAGTTTATTATACATAACATGGAACAATGTGATGACTAAATGTACTTCACTTACACATACAAATACTTTGATTCACGGGTCGTTATGAATATTACAGTTAACTACTGTATGTATGACCCCCAAGTCCCTTTTAACTAAAATGAACAATATGTTTCAGTATCTTTGATGTCTCATTGCGTTTCGTGTTTGTGTCCCACCTCCAAACGACAGTGAAGTGATCTTTGGACATTTAGATTCTTCTGAGTACCATCTTCTCtttcagtttcactttcttttttctttttttttgtttagacaGTTGAATGTTGCGGAATTATACTTGAGTCAATATCTTGGTCATGTGACCTTCATAATCCCTACGTGTTACGTCTGGGGGCCATTTTAATCAGTGTTGTCTGCTTCAATTCTGAATGACAGTCgcacaatcacaaacacactttcGGTTAAACTGACAACTTCTTGTATCACTTTAAAGACtgtattgttttttgttattattgttgtttgtttggtagTGCCTACTTGACAGGTGTTACATGCGGCATCCATTCCCTCTAAAATAgtattttcatgtattttacacGGCACTAATCAACAATCCGATCTACCTTTGGTCATGTGTGACAGGATTTCTCACAATTCATCCATGTAGCTCTGGTCAGATTTGAAATCAATATGGGACCAAACTCTATTTAAAATCTTCTGGTCGTGTCTTTTTGAGTATCTTATAATGCATTTAATAGTCATTTCTTCCCTTATCTACAGGGCATGTCTGAGGAGGCCGCCCGCCAGACGCGCAGCCGCAAGAGGGCGCTGGGAAAGGATGGAGCTCCCGAGTCTTTAGAGACGTCCGATGCTGACGATGAAAGCAAAAAGCTAAAGCTGGACACCTCTGAACCCACGACGCAGGCACAGACTGAACCTGAACCCGACTACGCACCGGCACGGGAAGATCAGGGGAAAACTATGGTGGGACCGGAGAAGGAGCACGAGAAGGAGCACGAGAAGGAGCGCAGCCTGTCGCCTTTATCTTCAGCGTTACCTTTGGCCTCTGTGCCGGGGAAGGGCGATCCGGAGCAGGCCCAGGCACAACCGACTGAACCCGGCTCAGACAACGGGACCGACGGCGCCGACCGAGGCGACACAGTGAGCACGGAGCCAGCGGTGGATACGAGCAGCCAGGTCCGACCGCCGGAGCCCAAGGCCTCCGGCGGCCCGCTGGCTGCAGGAGAGGTGAAAGCCACCATTAAAGTCGAAGTTCAGACGGAAGAGCAGCCCATGGACATGAGCACCTCCAGAGGGTGAGAACATAATATTCATGATTCATGATAGTAAAGCCGAGACACTGCAGAAAACCTTACTTCTACAAAAGGAGTGTACAAAAGGTTAAGTTACACTCATTTGATCTAAAAATAAATAGCATGTTGAAAGTAACTTAGTAATACTGGATCAACGTGTAGTGTAAAGTAGGCGACGCTTAACTTTATCGTTTAGTCCATCTCCATTTTCCCCCCCCCGACTCGGCACCTGAGCCCTAAAAACTCGCCTCACACAAAATGAAGCCGTGTGTCACAAACCGGTTCCAGCCGGTTGTTTCCATGGTTTCCACCGTGGAAGGAacagcgaggggaggggggaggaggaaaagTCACGTGATGACTCTGAGGTCACGTGACTTCTTTATAAGAGTACTGATTAATCCACAGGAAGTGATGATGGCGCTAAGCCCCATGGAGAgactaagacacacacacagacacacacagacacgcacacaaagaggaAGCAGAGAAGAGGCAGGCCTCACAGTTTTGTGTGTGGAATTTCACAAATTCATAGAAATACCTAATTTGTGTAATGGCGTATTTCAGAGGAATGTCACTCACGTTGGTTCGATGTTTCAGAGCCACTTGCATTTAGCTCATCTGCTTTCGTATTCccacttgtttttatttgtgtggcGCTCTTTGAAGGACGTAAGCAGCCCGATACGGGTGATCCTCAAATGACTCAGAtgtttctgcaggaaatgcGCAGCACAGACGTAGCTCCCACCTGGCTCCTCTTTGTTATGTAGGACTGTTCTGTTGTTCTGAGAAGCCTCAGCGGGAAGATTCAAATAATGAATGTGTTTCGACGTGCTCTCATAATAAAGCATGTTTTAACTTCTAGTGAAGTTTTCCTTTGGTAAATATGTATGAAATTGTTTacatgacatttagaatatgtgAGTGCAACCATGAAAAATGTCCTGGATTGCATCAGAACGTTAGATGAAACCGGGTATTCATGACACGGTCAGACAGATAACATGATTTCCACAACGCTAAGGATAAATATGAGCGGGAAACGGGATGTTATTTTTTCACATAAAGGTAAAATGTCAATGTATATTGTTTTACAACccatacattttatttgattaatcATTTTGTCTAATCCCTGATGCAGTTCTGTGTCAACTCTATCCAGTATAAGTGCTGCATATATAAGATCCTTTTGGAACGGCATTGTCTTATTTATGTCCAGCAGTATAAAAAGGGAGAAGCGCCCACCGTCTTCTGACGACGATGACGTCATCGTCCTGTCAGATAATGACTCCCCCAGTCCTCCGATGAACGGCTTTAGCCACTTTAAGGAGCTGGACTCAGACCTGCTCATGGTgagacacacgtacacaaagctAGACGCGTTTAAATCGTAGCCCAGGCTTTGGACGTTggctttttaaacttttatattttttagttAGGGTTTAGTTTGAATTTTCTAACTTAAAAATGTCTAATTAAACTGCGGGTGTTACAGTGATGCTAAGAGCCAATGGAAATTAGGGTTATTATCACAGAacatcttgtgtttttattcgcGGGAAAATGATTTTGTGCGTGATGTTGTTCTCTGTGGAATGTAGAAGAGCAGCccggcagagagggagagcatcATTaagcagctgaaggaggagctgagacTAGAGGAGGCCAAGCTGGTGCTGCTGAAGAAGCTTCGACAGAGCCAGATACAGAAGGACACGCTCCAGAAGGTAAGCGCTCATTACCCACATCAACGCCGGGTCACACAAAGAGCTGCACATCCCCTCGACACCGGCCTCCACTGCAAGTGGTATTTAACGTCTttctccatttcctttttagcCCACAGGTCTGTctggctcctctgctcctcctcctctcattcgAGGAACAATTACAAGCAATAAAGGCACTCAGCAGGTTAATGCTCTTCTCTGACACATGGGCTGCGGTTGAAAGGTCAAAATAGTCTCTcctcctgtcttttttttcctgaccCCATTCTAGAggttattaaaagtaaactttccttctcttctcacgACTGCCACTTCAATTCTTCTGGGTCATTTCACTCGGTTGGGAACCTTTCTGAGCAAATAAACCTTATTTGACCGCAGCCACGCATCAGTCGGTGTCTGTGTGGCAGCACCTTGTAGTTGACCTGTTTCTGGTGGTGTTTTTCTCTGACCAGATTTTGACCGGTAAGAGTTCAGGCACAGTCATCCCTCCGCCGCTGGTGAGAGGAGGGCAGCAGGTGACGTCCAAACACGGCTCCCAGATTATAATGCCGCCTCTGGTCAGAGGGGCGCAGGTGAGTCCTTTTACCATTATTCATACGTGGTGTAGTCTGTGGTGGTAGTCTTGAGTTCTGGTATCTCTTTGCTGTTAGTCACTCTGAGACAATTTGAAGCAGTGAAAATATGATACTTACACTCAGAACTTATGATCTCTCTTTGCGCCTTTCTCCCTTTGTGTGTGCCCTTTGCGTCGGTGCTTTTGATGCCCCTCCCCtcgtcctccaccacctccgccTGTCCTCCGTGTCACCCCTCTCATCGTCCTGGTTAGCCCATCTCTGTATCTCCACAGCAGATCCAGGCtctgcggcagcagcagcagcagcagcagcagttagcGGCCTCGGGAGGCTCAGGACCCCCTCCTCTGCTGTTGGGCCCCAGGAACTCGACCCCTGCGATCCACGGCCAGAGAGGCTCGGTCAACTCAGGCCTCATCAGGATCGGCAGTACTGCTAACACGCTGGTCAGTATTTCACAGGTGCTTTTCGAGAAAtgaagggtaaaaaaaagatagagTGGCGGTTTATATCGGAGAAGGAAAAGCCAGGACCTCCTGAATGCTGCCACGTCCCGGCACCACAAAACGGAACCCCAAATGTCAGTATGCATGAGTCAGAGCACAGATTCACGCATGGATCACAAAGTCTGTGTGGGAAATGACGCACGCCTTTCAGGCCCCGTTGTGTACgtagtaaaatataaaaaaaaaagttataaataATCATTAGAAAACAGACAATTTCCACTTTAAATCTAGATTTGACCTTAAATTCTGAACAAATGGATAGCAAAAACTTTCATTTCTATTTCATGAAATAGAAAAACCTAGTTCAATAAATATCTGGCTTAGTCCAACTTCCATTGGCTTCTCAAGCCAACATTAGCTTCTGTTAGACTTGTTCatacagtcattttctcattaaGTGTTCCTTTCATGCTGTTTCTTAAACGTGATATTGCGGGTTTCTGTCTATATTCCAAGCTAAATATGTATCTACAACTGCACCTTGGAAAACACGTTATCAATTTTCCTAAAAAAAACCGTCTAGCTGAGTTAGCAGAGTTGCGTGTGTCGCTAATGTCCATGTACAGAATGCTTAAACTTCATTATGATAACTAGGTAATATTAATGATTTAGTACAATGAgcagtcattttattttctaacgTTAGCTACCGTGGGTTGGACTGTTCAACCACGGCTACATGCTAATGGTCAAGAGACTAAACATAGAAGGTGCAGCTGAATGCTGTCTCGGGCATTTCTGTACATTAAAGCCACAGTGAAATGGAAGTTGGAgcctcttcagcttcttctttgtGACGGCCTGATATTTTGGGTTAAAATTTGTTGGCAATCGCTTGTGCTtggattttgaaaaacaattgaTTTTAAAATCGAATGACTGCTTTTCTCTAACCAGTTAGCATTAACCGCACcatccgccaagacaaattccttgtacggttgacatattttggcaataaatgtttcctgattcctgattagcCTTCAAGTGTCACCCAAAACTGGACCAGAGATATTAATCTATTTGAAGCTTTAATAATTATAGTATTAATTGCTGAATTTCACACTTGTGCGCAGCAGTATAATTACGGTCCAGAACTGACTTTCTTTTGCGATGTTCAGTGTTCTTTGACCACTAAACACCGGCAGCCCTTTAGTAGCGCAGGTGTTTCTCGGACGAGTCCAGAATATTCCGACCTCACACCTGTCTcgtttttgcttcttttttttggaaggcCTTGGCCTCCAGCCTGAAGAGCTCCTCCTCGGGAAGCAGCGGCGTGTCTGTGGTTGGCGTGAGTGACTCTCCGGCCAGCCGCCAAGCTGCAGCGAAACTCGCTCTACGGAAACAACTGGAGAAGACCCTCCTGGAGATCCCCCCACCCAAGCCTCCCGCCCCAGAGTTCAACTTCCTGCCGTCTGCAGCCAATAATGAGTTCATCTACCTGGTGGGACTGGAAGAGGTGGTACAGAATCTGCTGGATACACTCAACAGAGGTGcgtgacttttctttttgaatggtTTTTGTTTACACGTTGTAGAGGTAAAGAGGTTTGTCAATGAATTGATCAGTCGTTGAACagacaaatatttatttcaatattcattttaaatccttCAAGTAATACATTCCTTGTATTCTATATGATGGTAAAGCAGTTTTGTGTCACTTTACACAACTAATACagataataattattttatttgtggttAATGAATATCAGTCCTTGatgtatctttttttataaataagcTGTAGCAATCGTCCCATTTTTATGGACTTCAAATATTATCCATATGCAGTATCCCACTTTCGACCAGGATCTAAATAGCTGCTCACCTgcgtctctctgtccctttcTTATTATTTCATTGACACCAGACCAGCAACTCTTTCCGTTTTCAATCGGTGCCTCTGGGTTTCCATCTCTCTCTATCCAGGAAAGACGGGTGCAGCACTGTCGAAGAACATTACCAGGGAGCCCTTCACCTGCACCCAGTGCAAAACCGACTTCACCTGCCGCTGGAAGCACGACAAGACAAAAGGCGGCGCTGTCCTCTGTGAACACTGCATGTCGTCCAGTcagaaaaaggttttgaagGCCGAGCACACCAACCGGCTGAAAGCGGCGTTCGTCAAAGCCCTGCAGCAAGAGCAGGAAATAGAGCAACGTATTTTTCAGCAGGCGTCGTCCCCAGTTTCcaacagcagctcctcgtcctcttcgtcGATGAAAGCAGAGAGGAGTTTGTCTCACCAGCTAAAGCAGGCTCAAGCAAGAGCGTCTTCCTTCCAGCACCTCCAACAGGCCAGTCGAGGGGCCAACATGGTTCACCACCACTCCATCAAGCAGGTTGGCATCGGGTTTTTAAAGAGAAGCATTGTTCCACTCGACGCAactgcaacgtgttttcttaAACTGCCCTCAGAGCTCCCAGGGCCAGCTGTCCCATGGTGTCTCATCGTTGGGGGTGAGGGGCGTCCcccactccttctcctcctcctcccagctgcaGAGCGCAGTTGCAGCCGCAGCTTTGGTCAGCCGGCCAGGTAAGCATGCCCACGTTTCCCACCGCTCTGTCCAGAGTTCAAAGGTGAGCAGCAGCGGGATCGCCGGCGGCAGGAATATCAGCGGAGGTAGTGCCTCATCCACTGCATGGAAGAAGCAGAGCCACAGCAATACAGGTAGACTCACAGTAACACCTGCCTGCCTGCTGACATCGGCTGTCTTTCACATTCCTGTCTGGTCCAAAAGCAATCCTCGAAAATCCCACGGCAATCATTTTCCTAGTTGTAGGGAAGCTCATCCACAAGTTGACTTCCAGAAAGTGGATCAAAAAACTAAATACAGTGAAGTAGGAAGTGTTTTCGGACAAGGCAATCCCATTCTCCAGTTCTCCTCCTGCCAGTGATCTCAATCTTCCTATTTTAGTCCCCTGGTGTGGTGGCGTGCTGTCCTTTCCTGGGTGTCTCTAGAGTAGACATTCTTCTCTGTTACACACGTCTGCCTGTATATCAAACA is drawn from Gasterosteus aculeatus chromosome 3, fGasAcu3.hap1.1, whole genome shotgun sequence and contains these coding sequences:
- the LOC120815815 gene encoding transcriptional repressor p66-alpha isoform X6, giving the protein MSEEAARQTRSRKRALGKDGAPESLETSDADDESKKLKLDTSEPTTQAQTEPEPDYAPAREDQGKTMVGPEKEHEKEHEKERSLSPLSSALPLASVPGKGDPEQAQAQPTEPGSDNGTDGADRGDTVSTEPAVDTSSQVRPPEPKASGGPLAAGEVKATIKVEVQTEEQPMDMSTSRGIKREKRPPSSDDDDVIVLSDNDSPSPPMNGFSHFKELDSDLLMKSSPAERESIIKQLKEELRLEEAKLVLLKKLRQSQIQKDTLQKPTGLSGSSAPPPLIRGTITSNKGTQQILTGKSSGTVIPPPLVRGGQQVTSKHGSQIIMPPLVRGAQIQALRQQQQQQQQLAASGGSGPPPLLLGPRNSTPAIHGQRGSVNSGLIRIGSTANTLALASSLKSSSSGSSGVSVVGVSDSPASRQAAAKLALRKQLEKTLLEIPPPKPPAPEFNFLPSAANNEFIYLVGLEEVVQNLLDTLNRGKTGAALSKNITREPFTCTQCKTDFTCRWKHDKTKGGAVLCEHCMSSSQKKVLKAEHTNRLKAAFVKALQQEQEIEQRIFQQASSPVSNSSSSSSSSMKAERSLSHQLKQAQARASSFQHLQQASRGANMVHHHSIKQSSQGQLSHGVSSLGVRGVPHSFSSSSQLQSAVAAAALVSRPGKHAHVSHRSVQSSKVSSSGIAGGRNISGGSASSTAWKKQSHSNTGRLTVTPACLLTSAVFHIPVWSKSNPRKSHGNHFPSCREAHPQVDFQKVDQKTKYSEVGSVFGQGNPILQFSSCQ
- the LOC120815815 gene encoding transcriptional repressor p66-alpha isoform X9 — its product is MSEEAARQTRSRKRALGKDGAPESLETSDADDESKKLKLDTSEPTTQAQTEPEPDYAPAREDQGKTMVGPEKEHEKEHEKERSLSPLSSALPLASVPGKGDPEQAQAQPTEPGSDNGTDGADRGDTVSTEPAVDTSSQVRPPEPKASGGPLAAGEVKATIKVEVQTEEQPMDMSTSRGSIKREKRPPSSDDDDVIVLSDNDSPSPPMNGFSHFKELDSDLLMKSSPAERESIIKQLKEELRLEEAKLVLLKKLRQSQIQKDTLQKPTGLSGSSAPPPLIRGTITSNKGTQQILTGKSSGTVIPPPLVRGGQQVTSKHGSQIIMPPLVRGAQQIQALRQQQQQQQQLAASGGSGPPPLLLGPRNSTPAIHGQRGSVNSGLIRIGSTANTLALASSLKSSSSGSSGVSVVGVSDSPASRQAAAKLALRKQLEKTLLEIPPPKPPAPEFNFLPSAANNEFIYLVGLEEVVQNLLDTLNRGKTGAALSKNITREPFTCTQCKTDFTCRWKHDKTKGGAVLCEHCMSSSQKKVLKAEHTNRLKAAFVKALQQEQEIEQRIFQQASSPVSNSSSSSSSSMKAERSLSHQLKQAQARASSFQHLQQASRGANMVHHHSIKQSSQGQLSHGVSSLGVRGVPHSFSSSSQLQSAVAAAALVSRPGKHAHVSHRSVQSSKVSSSGIAGGRNISGGSASSTAWKKQSHSNTGVTMAYVNPSLTGHKTSAAVDARQREYLLDMIPSRSSISQTANTWK
- the LOC120815815 gene encoding transcriptional repressor p66-alpha isoform X15, whose translation is MSEEAARQTRSRKRALGKDGAPESLETSDADDESKKLKLDTSEPTTQAQTEPEPDYAPAREDQGKTMVGPEKEHEKEHEKERSLSPLSSALPLASVPGKGDPEQAQAQPTEPGSDNGTDGADRGDTVSTEPAVDTSSQVRPPEPKASGGPLAAGEVKATIKVEVQTEEQPMDMSTSRGSIKREKRPPSSDDDDVIVLSDNDSPSPPMNGFSHFKELDSDLLMKSSPAERESIIKQLKEELRLEEAKLVLLKKLRQSQIQKDTLQKPTGLSGSSAPPPLIRGTITSNKGTQQILTGKSSGTVIPPPLVRGGQQVTSKHGSQIIMPPLVRGAQQIQALRQQQQQQQQLAASGGSGPPPLLLGPRNSTPAIHGQRGSVNSGLIRIGSTANTLALASSLKSSSSGSSGVSVVGVSDSPASRQAAAKLALRKQLEKTLLEIPPPKPPAPEFNFLPSAANNEFIYLVGLEEVVQNLLDTLNRGKTGAALSKNITREPFTCTQCKTDFTCRWKHDKTKGGAVLCEHCMSSSQKKVLKAEHTNRLKAAFVKALQQEQEIEQRIFQQASSPVSNSSSSSSSSMKAERSLSHQLKQAQARASSFQHLQQASRGANMVHHHSIKQSSQGQLSHGVSSLGVRGVPHSFSSSSQLQSAVAAAALVSRPGVTMAYVNPSLTGHKTSAAVDARQREYLLDMIPSRSSISQTANTWK
- the LOC120815815 gene encoding transcriptional repressor p66-alpha isoform X11, encoding MSEEAARQTRSRKRALGKDGAPESLETSDADDESKKLKLDTSEPTTQAQTEPEPDYAPAREDQGKTMVGPEKEHEKEHEKERSLSPLSSALPLASVPGKGDPEQAQAQPTEPGSDNGTDGADRGDTVSTEPAVDTSSQVRPPEPKASGGPLAAGEVKATIKVEVQTEEQPMDMSTSRGSIKREKRPPSSDDDDVIVLSDNDSPSPPMNGFSHFKELDSDLLMKSSPAERESIIKQLKEELRLEEAKLVLLKKLRQSQIQKDTLQKPTGLSGSSAPPPLIRGTITSNKGTQQILTGKSSGTVIPPPLVRGGQQVTSKHGSQIIMPPLVRGAQIQALRQQQQQQQQLAASGGSGPPPLLLGPRNSTPAIHGQRGSVNSGLIRIGSTANTLALASSLKSSSSGSSGVSVVGVSDSPASRQAAAKLALRKQLEKTLLEIPPPKPPAPEFNFLPSAANNEFIYLVGLEEVVQNLLDTLNRGKTGAALSKNITREPFTCTQCKTDFTCRWKHDKTKGGAVLCEHCMSSSQKKVLKAEHTNRLKAAFVKALQQEQEIEQRIFQQASSPVSNSSSSSSSSMKAERSLSHQLKQAQARASSFQHLQQASRGANMVHHHSIKQSSQGQLSHGVSSLGVRGVPHSFSSSSQLQSAVAAAALVSRPGKHAHVSHRSVQSSKVSSSGIAGGRNISGGSASSTAWKKQSHSNTGVTMAYVNPSLTGHKTSAAVDARQREYLLDMIPSRSSISQTANTWK
- the LOC120815815 gene encoding transcriptional repressor p66-alpha isoform X12, producing the protein MSEEAARQTRSRKRALGKDGAPESLETSDADDESKKLKLDTSEPTTQAQTEPEPDYAPAREDQGKTMVGPEKEHEKEHEKERSLSPLSSALPLASVPGKGDPEQAQAQPTEPGSDNGTDGADRGDTVSTEPAVDTSSQVRPPEPKASGGPLAAGEVKATIKVEVQTEEQPMDMSTSRGIKREKRPPSSDDDDVIVLSDNDSPSPPMNGFSHFKELDSDLLMKSSPAERESIIKQLKEELRLEEAKLVLLKKLRQSQIQKDTLQKPTGLSGSSAPPPLIRGTITSNKGTQQILTGKSSGTVIPPPLVRGGQQVTSKHGSQIIMPPLVRGAQIQALRQQQQQQQQLAASGGSGPPPLLLGPRNSTPAIHGQRGSVNSGLIRIGSTANTLALASSLKSSSSGSSGVSVVGVSDSPASRQAAAKLALRKQLEKTLLEIPPPKPPAPEFNFLPSAANNEFIYLVGLEEVVQNLLDTLNRGKTGAALSKNITREPFTCTQCKTDFTCRWKHDKTKGGAVLCEHCMSSSQKKVLKAEHTNRLKAAFVKALQQEQEIEQRIFQQASSPVSNSSSSSSSSMKAERSLSHQLKQAQARASSFQHLQQASRGANMVHHHSIKQSSQGQLSHGVSSLGVRGVPHSFSSSSQLQSAVAAAALVSRPGKHAHVSHRSVQSSKVSSSGIAGGRNISGGSASSTAWKKQSHSNTGVTMAYVNPSLTGHKTSAAVDARQREYLLDMIPSRSSISQTANTWK
- the LOC120815815 gene encoding transcriptional repressor p66-alpha isoform X4 produces the protein MSEEAARQTRSRKRALGKDGAPESLETSDADDESKKLKLDTSEPTTQAQTEPEPDYAPAREDQGKTMVGPEKEHEKEHEKERSLSPLSSALPLASVPGKGDPEQAQAQPTEPGSDNGTDGADRGDTVSTEPAVDTSSQVRPPEPKASGGPLAAGEVKATIKVEVQTEEQPMDMSTSRGIKREKRPPSSDDDDVIVLSDNDSPSPPMNGFSHFKELDSDLLMKSSPAERESIIKQLKEELRLEEAKLVLLKKLRQSQIQKDTLQKPTGLSGSSAPPPLIRGTITSNKGTQQILTGKSSGTVIPPPLVRGGQQVTSKHGSQIIMPPLVRGAQQIQALRQQQQQQQQLAASGGSGPPPLLLGPRNSTPAIHGQRGSVNSGLIRIGSTANTLALASSLKSSSSGSSGVSVVGVSDSPASRQAAAKLALRKQLEKTLLEIPPPKPPAPEFNFLPSAANNEFIYLVGLEEVVQNLLDTLNRGKTGAALSKNITREPFTCTQCKTDFTCRWKHDKTKGGAVLCEHCMSSSQKKVLKAEHTNRLKAAFVKALQQEQEIEQRIFQQASSPVSNSSSSSSSSMKAERSLSHQLKQAQARASSFQHLQQASRGANMVHHHSIKQSSQGQLSHGVSSLGVRGVPHSFSSSSQLQSAVAAAALVSRPGKHAHVSHRSVQSSKVSSSGIAGGRNISGGSASSTAWKKQSHSNTGRLTVTPACLLTSAVFHIPVWSKSNPRKSHGNHFPSCREAHPQVDFQKVDQKTKYSEVGSVFGQGNPILQFSSCQ
- the LOC120815815 gene encoding transcriptional repressor p66-alpha isoform X18 — encoded protein: MSEEAARQTRSRKRALGKDGAPESLETSDADDESKKLKLDTSEPTTQAQTEPEPDYAPAREDQGKTMVGPEKEHEKEHEKERSLSPLSSALPLASVPGKGDPEQAQAQPTEPGSDNGTDGADRGDTVSTEPAVDTSSQVRPPEPKASGGPLAAGEVKATIKVEVQTEEQPMDMSTSRGIKREKRPPSSDDDDVIVLSDNDSPSPPMNGFSHFKELDSDLLMKSSPAERESIIKQLKEELRLEEAKLVLLKKLRQSQIQKDTLQKPTGLSGSSAPPPLIRGTITSNKGTQQILTGKSSGTVIPPPLVRGGQQVTSKHGSQIIMPPLVRGAQIQALRQQQQQQQQLAASGGSGPPPLLLGPRNSTPAIHGQRGSVNSGLIRIGSTANTLALASSLKSSSSGSSGVSVVGVSDSPASRQAAAKLALRKQLEKTLLEIPPPKPPAPEFNFLPSAANNEFIYLVGLEEVVQNLLDTLNRGKTGAALSKNITREPFTCTQCKTDFTCRWKHDKTKGGAVLCEHCMSSSQKKVLKAEHTNRLKAAFVKALQQEQEIEQRIFQQASSPVSNSSSSSSSSMKAERSLSHQLKQAQARASSFQHLQQASRGANMVHHHSIKQSSQGQLSHGVSSLGVRGVPHSFSSSSQLQSAVAAAALVSRPGVTMAYVNPSLTGHKTSAAVDARQREYLLDMIPSRSSISQTANTWK